The Kitasatospora paranensis genome has a window encoding:
- a CDS encoding dsRBD fold-containing protein → MHNQWDVELSFDEDGVNTLCEARLVGSHAPGVSGHGEAVKSRDDRPLARIGEEMAASRALDDLSRRLRSVADGEIADEGHRPSYLIY, encoded by the coding sequence ATGCACAACCAGTGGGACGTAGAGCTCAGCTTCGACGAGGACGGTGTCAACACCCTCTGCGAGGCGCGCCTGGTCGGCTCGCACGCGCCGGGCGTCAGCGGACACGGCGAGGCGGTCAAGAGCCGCGACGACCGGCCACTGGCCCGGATCGGCGAGGAGATGGCCGCCTCCCGCGCCCTCGACGACCTCTCCCGCCGACTGCGCTCGGTGGCCGACGGGGAGATCGCCGACGAGGGCCACCGGCCCTCCTACCTGATCTACTGA
- a CDS encoding SRPBCC family protein: MSTLEEQIEIGAPADATWEHLHRVVDYPRFVDGVLHAHARGSHRAHLDVAVDGGHREFDAYFTDLGRGRVMTWQTVDGPPLRGAIALRPLGAGRTRVQVRIEYEPAAVAEVFGGGHGFAQASAIERTVRSDLEQFKQLVEDEQR; this comes from the coding sequence ATGAGCACCCTTGAGGAGCAGATCGAGATCGGGGCTCCGGCGGACGCGACCTGGGAGCACCTGCACCGGGTCGTCGACTACCCGCGCTTCGTGGACGGCGTGCTGCACGCGCACGCCCGCGGCAGCCACCGTGCGCACCTGGACGTGGCCGTGGACGGCGGCCACCGCGAGTTCGACGCCTACTTCACCGACCTCGGCCGGGGCCGGGTGATGACCTGGCAGACGGTCGACGGCCCGCCGCTGCGCGGCGCGATCGCCCTGCGCCCGCTGGGTGCCGGGCGCACCCGGGTGCAGGTCCGCATCGAGTACGAGCCGGCGGCGGTGGCCGAGGTGTTCGGCGGCGGCCACGGGTTCGCCCAGGCCAGCGCGATCGAGCGGACGGTCCGCTCGGACCTGGAGCAGTTCAAACAGCTGGTGGAGGACGAGCAGCGCTGA
- a CDS encoding phospholipase has protein sequence MSDRRPRPHGRVTRPLLVLAAALGVLPAAGPAAAAPGPARPAASATPHLDAVEAALREVSPGLEGQVWQRTGGNRFDGVLQTPGCWGDDACRVRTGSDRLLAATTAAVAAATRTVDVSSLAPFPNGGFEDALVAGLRAATADGRRLTVRILVGAAPLYHLDVRPAAYRTELLARLGPAAGSVDLIVASATTSRTGLSWNHSKILVVDGATAITGGVNGWKGDYLDTAHPVTDADVELTGPAATSASRYLDTLWSWTCDNAGGLTQNVWLAGPAGGRCPRALAEPVAPAAGDVPVIAVGGLGIGIRTADPASAYRPAPLDPAPTRCGVGLPDRTNADRDYETVNPEENALRALVASATGHVEISQQDLNATCPPLPRYDQRLYDVLAERLAAGVKVRIVVSDPANRGAVGSGGYSQIRSLSEISDVLKARLVTLTGDGAKAREVLCGGLQLAPFRSAPGAAWADGHPYALHHKLVSVDGAAFYAGSKNLYPAWLEDFGYVIEDGAAAGRLDAEVLAPEWQYSRAAATVDRERGICTV, from the coding sequence GTGTCTGACCGTCGACCGCGCCCGCACGGGCGCGTCACCCGTCCCCTGCTCGTCCTCGCGGCCGCGCTCGGCGTGCTGCCCGCCGCCGGGCCGGCCGCCGCCGCGCCCGGCCCGGCCCGGCCCGCCGCGTCCGCCACCCCGCACCTGGACGCGGTGGAGGCCGCGCTGCGCGAGGTCTCCCCGGGCCTGGAGGGACAGGTCTGGCAACGCACCGGCGGCAACCGCTTCGACGGGGTGCTGCAGACCCCCGGCTGCTGGGGCGACGACGCCTGCCGCGTCCGGACCGGCAGCGACCGCCTCCTCGCGGCGACCACCGCTGCCGTCGCCGCGGCCACCCGCACCGTGGACGTCTCCTCGCTCGCCCCGTTCCCGAACGGCGGCTTCGAGGACGCCCTGGTCGCGGGCCTGCGGGCGGCCACCGCCGACGGGCGCCGGCTGACCGTGCGGATCCTGGTCGGCGCCGCACCGCTCTACCACCTCGACGTCCGCCCTGCCGCCTACCGGACGGAACTGCTCGCCCGGCTCGGGCCGGCCGCCGGCTCCGTCGACCTCATCGTCGCCTCCGCCACCACCTCGCGCACCGGGCTCTCCTGGAACCACTCCAAGATCCTGGTGGTGGACGGTGCCACCGCGATCACCGGCGGCGTCAACGGCTGGAAGGGCGACTACCTCGACACCGCGCACCCGGTCACCGATGCCGATGTCGAGCTCACCGGGCCGGCCGCCACCTCGGCGAGCCGCTACCTCGACACGCTGTGGTCCTGGACCTGCGACAACGCCGGCGGCCTCACCCAGAACGTCTGGCTGGCCGGCCCGGCCGGCGGACGCTGCCCGCGAGCCCTCGCCGAGCCCGTGGCGCCCGCCGCCGGGGACGTCCCGGTGATCGCCGTCGGCGGCCTGGGCATCGGCATCCGCACCGCCGACCCCGCCTCCGCCTACCGCCCCGCGCCGCTCGACCCGGCACCGACCCGGTGCGGCGTCGGCCTGCCCGACCGGACGAACGCCGACCGTGACTACGAGACGGTCAACCCGGAGGAGAACGCGCTGCGTGCCCTGGTGGCGAGCGCCACCGGGCACGTCGAGATCTCCCAGCAGGACCTGAACGCCACCTGCCCGCCGCTGCCCCGCTACGACCAGCGGCTCTACGACGTGCTGGCCGAACGCCTCGCCGCGGGCGTCAAGGTCAGGATCGTGGTCAGCGACCCGGCCAACCGCGGCGCCGTCGGCAGCGGCGGGTACTCGCAGATCCGCTCGCTGAGCGAGATCAGCGACGTCCTGAAGGCTCGGCTGGTGACGCTGACGGGCGACGGGGCGAAGGCCCGGGAGGTGCTCTGCGGCGGCCTCCAGCTGGCGCCCTTCCGGTCCGCGCCGGGCGCCGCCTGGGCGGACGGCCACCCGTACGCCCTGCACCACAAGCTGGTGTCGGTGGACGGCGCCGCCTTCTACGCCGGCTCGAAGAACCTCTACCCGGCCTGGCTGGAGGACTTCGGGTACGTGATCGAGGACGGCGCGGCCGCCGGGCGACTGGACGCCGAGGTGCTGGCGCCCGAGTGGCAGTACTCGCGGGCCGCGGCCACCGTCGACCGCGAGCGCGGGATCTGCACGGTCTGA
- a CDS encoding M1 family metallopeptidase, which produces MRTRTIVTAAAAALILLADPAAAAAPTPGAPGIGDPYYPTYGNGGYDVSHYDIRLKYQPATDRLEGTTTILATATQDLSRFDLDFALGVTEVLVDGLPARYAATGEQELEITPAAPLAQGHRATIVVRYAGTPSTVSRYGFTAWLRTPDGGVAAGEPEAAWWWFPSNDHPADKATFDVSVLVPDGTQAISNGDLVSQSSRLGWTRWNWREDRPQATYLATLALGRFDITRSTSAGGLPVLNAYSRDLGPNDGAARASVERTGELADWLAGWFGPYPFGSVGGYVPNVPTGYALENQTRVFYSPRQFSRGSNTSVVVHELAHQWFGDTVSVRHWSDIWLNEGFATYAQWLWSEHEGEGTAQELADWVYSSHAADDPFWTVKPGDPGPEHQFDAAVYDRGALALQALRVQVGDDAFLRILKGWPAEHRYGNASVTDFRQYAERISGRSLTGLFRTWLDTPAKPAAGAVPNGAGTARPLAAPQEPRSWAQIHSAQQH; this is translated from the coding sequence GTGCGCACGAGGACGATCGTCACCGCCGCAGCCGCCGCCCTGATCCTGCTCGCCGATCCGGCCGCGGCGGCCGCCCCGACGCCGGGCGCACCGGGGATCGGCGACCCGTACTACCCGACCTACGGGAACGGCGGCTACGACGTCTCGCACTACGACATCCGCCTGAAGTACCAGCCCGCCACCGACCGGCTGGAGGGCACCACCACCATCCTGGCCACCGCCACCCAGGACCTCTCCCGCTTCGACCTGGACTTCGCCCTCGGCGTCACCGAGGTCCTGGTCGACGGCCTGCCGGCCCGGTACGCGGCCACCGGCGAACAGGAGCTGGAGATCACCCCCGCCGCACCGCTGGCCCAGGGGCACCGGGCCACCATCGTGGTGCGGTACGCCGGGACGCCGTCCACGGTCAGCCGCTACGGCTTCACCGCCTGGCTGCGCACCCCCGACGGCGGGGTGGCGGCGGGGGAGCCGGAGGCGGCCTGGTGGTGGTTCCCCAGCAACGACCACCCCGCCGACAAGGCCACCTTCGACGTCTCGGTGCTCGTGCCGGACGGCACCCAGGCGATCAGCAACGGCGACCTCGTCTCGCAGAGCTCCCGGCTCGGCTGGACACGCTGGAACTGGCGCGAGGACCGTCCGCAGGCCACCTATCTGGCCACCCTGGCGCTCGGCCGGTTCGACATCACCCGCTCCACCAGCGCCGGCGGCCTGCCCGTGCTCAACGCCTACAGCCGCGACCTCGGCCCGAACGACGGCGCGGCACGCGCCAGCGTCGAGCGGACGGGTGAACTCGCCGACTGGCTGGCCGGCTGGTTCGGCCCGTACCCGTTCGGCTCGGTCGGCGGCTATGTGCCGAACGTCCCGACCGGCTACGCGCTGGAGAACCAGACCCGGGTGTTCTACAGCCCCCGGCAGTTCTCCCGGGGCTCCAACACCTCGGTGGTGGTGCACGAGCTGGCCCACCAGTGGTTCGGCGACACGGTGTCCGTCCGGCACTGGAGCGACATCTGGCTGAACGAGGGGTTCGCCACCTACGCCCAGTGGCTCTGGTCCGAGCACGAGGGCGAGGGCACCGCCCAGGAGCTCGCCGACTGGGTGTACTCCTCGCACGCGGCCGACGACCCGTTCTGGACGGTGAAGCCGGGCGACCCGGGCCCGGAGCACCAGTTCGACGCGGCCGTCTACGACCGCGGCGCGCTCGCCCTCCAGGCGCTCCGGGTGCAGGTCGGCGACGACGCGTTCCTCCGGATCCTCAAGGGCTGGCCGGCCGAGCACCGCTACGGCAACGCGAGCGTCACCGACTTCCGGCAGTACGCCGAGCGGATCTCCGGCCGGTCGCTGACCGGGCTCTTCCGGACGTGGCTGGACACCCCGGCCAAGCCCGCGGCGGGCGCCGTGCCGAACGGCGCCGGCACCGCCCGGCCGCTCGCCGCGCCGCAGGAGCCCCGCTCCTGGGCGCAGATCCACAGCGCGCAGCAGCACTGA